The Crocosphaera subtropica ATCC 51142 genome includes a window with the following:
- a CDS encoding Gfo/Idh/MocA family protein → MSLPSQLSHPIKVGIVGTGYAAKRRAETFMEDERSQLCCVTGYTRENVVDFCQSYNISSYENWEDLVTDKRLDLIVICNVNKLHGIITKLALEHNKNVIIEYPLSLDYTEAVELLELARKKDKLLHIEHIEILGGMHRAVQKYLPQIGKVFYGRYTTIDSKNPAPIRWTFNHQLFGFPFKAALPRIHRFTHLFGEVKSVNCHQKYWNREEEDYYHGCLCDAQLLFQNGLIVDLIYGKGDMFIESDRTFEIHGEKGKIIFEGMEGKLITQDGTQPIELESRRGLFALDTKIVLDRLFDNKPLYLDPESSLYALKIGEAAYQSARLGKIVEIENSA, encoded by the coding sequence ATGTCTCTTCCTTCTCAGCTTTCTCATCCTATTAAAGTGGGTATTGTTGGCACTGGATATGCAGCGAAACGACGGGCCGAAACGTTTATGGAAGATGAGCGGTCGCAGCTTTGTTGTGTGACAGGATATACTCGTGAAAATGTAGTTGATTTTTGTCAGTCTTATAATATTTCCTCTTATGAAAATTGGGAAGATTTAGTAACGGATAAAAGGTTAGATTTAATCGTAATTTGTAATGTTAATAAACTTCATGGAATCATTACTAAACTGGCGTTAGAACATAATAAAAATGTCATCATCGAATATCCTTTATCGTTAGACTATACTGAAGCAGTCGAATTATTAGAATTAGCAAGAAAAAAAGATAAATTATTACATATTGAACATATCGAAATTTTAGGGGGAATGCACCGAGCCGTACAAAAATATTTACCCCAAATCGGTAAAGTTTTTTATGGACGTTATACTACCATTGATAGTAAAAATCCTGCCCCGATTAGATGGACATTTAATCATCAATTATTTGGGTTTCCATTTAAAGCAGCGTTACCGAGAATTCACCGTTTTACTCATTTATTTGGTGAAGTTAAGAGTGTAAATTGTCATCAAAAGTATTGGAATAGGGAAGAAGAAGACTATTATCATGGCTGTTTATGCGATGCTCAATTATTGTTTCAAAATGGCTTAATTGTTGACTTAATCTATGGCAAAGGAGATATGTTTATTGAAAGCGATCGCACCTTTGAAATCCACGGAGAAAAGGGAAAGATTATTTTTGAAGGCATGGAAGGAAAGTTAATTACTCAAGACGGGACACAACCCATTGAGTTAGAAAGTCGTCGGGGTTTATTTGCTTTAGATACCAAGATAGTTTTAGATCGTTTATTTGATAATAAACCCCTTTATCTTGACCCAGAATCCAGTTTATATGCCCTAAAAATTGGAGAAGCTGCTTATCAGTCCGCTAGGTTAGGCAAAATAGTAGAAATTGAGAATTCAGCATGA